Proteins from a single region of Punica granatum isolate Tunisia-2019 chromosome 8, ASM765513v2, whole genome shotgun sequence:
- the LOC116187611 gene encoding uncharacterized protein LOC116187611 isoform X2: protein MVSTRRSGSLSGNTNNGKRSSSSDDKSPSPKRPKEDNGGASERPMPAAENSKELCSPLAAEDAAVAGDDGASTAKGELTPAVAVAPPVAEGTSPAAVDNKQRSSPSSWSIYQKQSPSFESPWCRLLSQYGQNPNVPINFATFTIGSGRHCNFPLKDHTISGVLCKIKHTQREGSVVAVLESTGGKGSVQVNGTPVKKSTNRVLKSGDELVFGLLGNHAYIFQQVVSDVTVKGAESQSNMGKFFPLQRRAGDPSAVAGASILASLSSLRQDISRWKYQTSSKIYQGPEAPAHSAVHEGTDMELDGPEGTSTPNPASEKAVESGAIGKGLPHDSNNQDSGIEAGNVLEEVNEWTRDSQAASTSGASLRSTVFKQEIQAGILDGRDIEVSFDNFPYYLSENTKNVLIAASFIHLKHGEHAKYTSDLTTVNPRILLSGPAGSEIYQEMLAKALANYFGTRLLIFDSHSFLGGLSSKEAELLKEGFGSEKYCSCNKQAENVKTTTPLSGEGDTPSTSNGPPPVVPESSQNDAENIASCSGASKNHLFKLGDRVRFTGSASGALYPTTPPLRGPATGKCGKVVLLFEDNPLSKIGVRFDKSVPEGVDLGGFCEGGHGFFCSASDLRLEGSGGEDLDKLLINTLFEAVVSESRNSPFILFVKDAEKSIAGNSDAFPAFKSKIEKLPDNVVVIGSHTHTDSRKEKSHPGGLLFTKFGGNQTALLDLAFPDSFGRLHDRGKEVPKVTKLLTKLFPNKVTIHMPQDEVLLASWKHQLDRDSETLKIKGNLNHLRTVLNRNGMDCEGLETLYIKDQTLTNESAEKVVGWALSHHLMQNPESNTDSRLVLSCESIQYGIGLLQAIQNESKSSKKSLKDVVTENEFEKRLLADVIPPSDIGVTFDDIGALENVKDTLKELVMLPLQRPELFCKGHLTKPCKGILLFGPPGTGKTMLAKAVATEAGANFINISMSSITSKWFGEGEKYVKAVFSLASKIAPSVVFVDEVDSMLGRRENPGEHEAMRKMKNEFMVNWDGLRTKDTERVLVLAATNRPFDLDEAVIRRLPRRLMVNLPDAANRAKILKVILAKEDLSADVDFDAIASMTDGYSGSDLKNLCVTAAHLPIKEILEKEKKERATALAEGKPPPALRGSDDIRPLRMEDFKLAHERVCASVSSESVNMTELLQWNELYGEGGSRRKKPLSYFM from the exons ATGGTGTCGACAAGACGCAGTGGATCTCTCTCTGGCAACACTAATAACGGCAAGAGATCTTCTTCATCGGACGACAAGTCCCCTTCCCCCAAACGACCCAAG gaAGATAATGGCGGTGCATCGGAGAGACCGATGCCGGCAGCCGAGAATTCCAAGGAACTGTGCTCGCCGCTGGCCGCCGAGGATGCCGCCGTCGCTGGAGACGATGGTGCCAGCACCGCCAAGGGAGAACTGACTCCGGCGGTGGCCGTAGCTCCCCCAGTCGCTGAGG GGACTTCGCCGGCAGCGGTGGATAATAAGCAAAGGAGTTCCCCTTCTTCTTGGAGTATTTACCAGAAACAGAGCCCAAGTTTTGAATCTCCATGGTGTAGACTCTTATCACAATATGGCCAG AATCCCAATGTCCCCATCAATTTCGCTACTTTTACTATTGGTTCGGGCAGACACTGTAACTTTCCCCTTAAGGATCATACAATAAGTGGGGTTCTATGCAAGATCAAGCACACACAG CGAGAAGGTAGTGTTGTAGCTGTTCTAGAAAGCACAGGAGGCAAGGGTTCAGTTCAAGTAAATGGAACGCCTGTAAAGAAGAGTACCAACCGCGTGCTTAAGTCGGGCGATGAGCTTGTGTTTGGCCTTCTGGGAAACCATGCTTAC ATATTCCAGCAAGTCGTCTCAGATGTTACTGTTAAAGGTGCAGAGAGTCAGAGCAATATGGGGAAGTTTTTCCCATTACAGAGAAGGGCCGGAGATCCTTCTGCTGTAGCTGGTGCTTCCATATTGGCTTCACTTTCAAGCCTCAGGCAAGATATTTCACGGTGGAAGTACCAGACGTCCAGTAAAATCTATCAGGGACCAGAAGCCCCTGCCCATTCTGCTGTTCATGAGGGCACGGACATGGAGCTTGATGGCCCAGAAGGCACCTCAACTCCAAATCCAGCCAGTGAGAAAGCTGTTGAGAGTGGAGCCATCGGCAAGGGTCTTCCTCATGACTCCAACAACCAGGACTCTGGCATAGAAGCAGGCAAT GTATTGGAAGAGGTAAATGAGTGGACCCGGGATTCTCAGGCAGCTTCAACATCAGGTGCCTCGCTGCGCTCTACTGTGTTCAAACAAGAGATTCAAGCAGGAATTCTTGATGGCAGAGACATAGAAGTTTCTTTTGATAACTTTCCATATTATTTGAG CGAAAACACAAAAAATGTTTTGATTGCTGCTTCATTTATACACTTGAAGCATGGAGAACATGCTAAGTATACTTCGGACCTCACTACTGTAAACCCCAGGATTTTGCTATCGGGTCCTGCAG gCTCGGAGATATACCAGGAGATGTTGGCAAAAGCACTTGCTAATTACTTCGGCACCAGATTGCTCATATTTGACAGTCACTCGTTTCTGGGT GGTTTATCTTCAAAGGAAGCGGAGTTATTGAAGGAAGGATTTGGTTCTGAGAAATATTGCAGCTGTAATAAACAGGCTGAAAATGTTAAGACCACAACTCCTTTATCTGGTGAAGGAGACACCCCTAGCACATCAAATGGTCCTCCTCCTGTTGTTCCCGAATCATCACAAAATGATGCTGAGAATATAGCCTCTTGTTCCGGGGCGTCTAAGAATCATTTGTTTAAGCTGG GCGACAGAGTGAGGTTTACTGGCTCTGCTTCTGGTGCCTTGTACCCGACAACACCCCCTTTGAG GGGCCCGGCTACTGGAAAATGTGGAAAGGTTGTATTACTCTTTGAAGATAATCCTTTGTCCAAAATTGGTGTGAGATTTGATAAATCTGTACCTGAAGGTGTTGACCTTGGGGGCTTCTGTGAGGGAGGTCATGGATTCTTCTGCAGTG CAAGTGATCTTCGTCTAGAGGGCTCTGGCGGTGAAGATTTGGACAAGTTACTAATCAACACATTGTTTGAG GCTGTTGTCAGTGAGAGCAGGAATTCTCCTTTCATTTTGTTCGTGAAAGATGCTGAGAAGTCTATAGCAGGAAATTCAGATGCATTCCCAGCATTTAAgagcaaaattgaaaaacttcCTGACAATGTAGTCGTAATTGGTTCTCACACTCATACTGACAGCCGTAAAGAGAAG TCCCATCCTGGTGGTCTTCTTTTTACGAAGTTCGGGGGTAACCAGACCGCACTTCTTGATTTGGCTTTTCCC GATAGTTTTGGAAGACTCCATGACAGAGGAAAAGAAGTTCCAAAGGTCACCAAACTCCTGACTAAGCTTTTCCCCAACAAAGTAACTATACACATGCCACAG GATGAGGTACTTCTTGCTTCTTGGAAGCATCAATTGGATCGAGATTCTGAAACCCTTAAGATCAAAGGAAACTTGAATCATCTGAGGACT GTTTTGAATCGAAATGGAATGGACTGTGAAGGTCTCGAGACATTATACATCAAGGATCAAACACTAACTAATGAAA GTGCAGAAAAGGTTGTTGGATGGGCTTTGAGCCATCATTTGATGCAGAATCCTGAGAGTAACACCGACTCGAGGCTTGTTTTGTCCTGCGAGAG CATTCAGTATGGAATCGGACTCTTACAGGCTATCCAGAATGAATCTAAGAGTTCAAAGAAGTCGCTCAAG GATGTTGTAACAGAAAATGAATTTGAGAAAAGGCTCCTTGCCGATGTTATTCCACCTAGTGATATTGGCGTTACATTCGATGATATTGGAGCTCTTGAAAATGTCAAGGATACACTGAAGGAGCTTGTCATGCTTCCGCTGCAGAGGCCGGAACTGTTCTGCAAAGGGCATTTGACCAAG CCATGCAAGGGCATTCTCTTATTTGGTCCTCCAGGAACTGGAAAGACGATGCTTGCAAAAGCTGTGGCCACTGAAGCTGGTGCAAATTTCATTAACATTTCGATGTCAAGCATTACATCGAAG TGGTTTGGTGAGGGTGAGAAGTATGTAAAAGCTGTTTTCTCACTTGCCAGCAAGATTGCTCCTAGTGTTGTATTTGTTGATGAA GTTGATAGCATGCTGGGCCGAAGGGAAAACCCAGGAGAGCATGAGGCTATGCGAAAGATGAAAAACGAATTTATGGTGAATTGGGATGGGCTTCGGACTAAAGACACAGAGAGAGTCTTGGTTCTTGCAGCCACGAATAGGCCTTTTGACCTTGACGAGGCTGTCATTCGAAGGCTTCCTCGCAG ATTGATGGTAAATCTGCCTGATGCTGCTAATAGAGCGAAAATATTGAAGGTTATACTGGCAAAGGAGGACTTGTCTGCTGATGTCGATTTTGATGCGATTGCAAGCATGACGGATGGATACTCAGGAAGCGACCTCAAG AACCTATGTGTGACTGCTGCACACCTTCCAATTAAAGAGATCTTGGAGAAGGAGAAAAAG GAGAGGGCTACAGCCCTGGCAGAAGGCAAGCCACCTCCAGCTTTGAGGGGCAGTGATGATATCCGGCCTCTTCGTATGGAGGACTTCAAGCTTGCTCATGAACGG GTGTGCGCGAGTGTCTCATCAGAGTCAGTAAACATGACCGAGCTGTTGCAGTGGAATGAACTCTATGGTGAAGGGGGGTCGAGAAGGAAGAAGCCCCTCAGCTACTTCATGTGA
- the LOC116187661 gene encoding uncharacterized protein LOC116187661 isoform X3: MEQQGTLWDHLPLLVRANSKDSVECILQTLWRTRRTGLLAADRTMICNMLQLENDSDLDPLLVCLRMLIRRCVYDKIDKDEIQRLFPDEVLPEIQRLLSLLLHKFQSEWREDVLKEQATLPQLKAMTWNMGRSNTNSSEPVAVINLKLQNEVKFHFGETELTFQVSKDTLESTLRSMYSIRDQFSEGEQSNRRLPQESTV; this comes from the exons ATGGAGCAACAAGGTACGCTGTGGGATCATCTGCCGCTGCTGGTGAGGGCCAATTCCAAGGACTCCGTGGAGTGCATTCTCCAGACCCTGTGGCGAACTCGACGGACCGGTCTCCTTGCTGCTGACAGGACTATGATCTGCAACATGCTTCAGCTCGAAAATGACTCCGATCTCGATCCT CTTTTGGTTTGTCTCCGCATGCTGATTCGACGCTGTGTCTATGACAAAATCGACAAGGATGAAATTCAGAGGCTATTTCCCGATGAGGTTTTACCTGAAATACAACGATTGTTGTCGCTTTTGCTGCACAAGTTCCAAAGTGAATGGCGGGAAGATGTGCTCAAGGAGCAG GCGACTTTGCCTCAATTAAAGGCAATGACATGGAATATGGGCAGAAGCAATACAAACTCGTCAGAGCCTGTAGCTGTTATTAATTTGAAG CTTCAAAATGAGGTCAAATTCCACTTTGGTGAAACCGAATTGACATTCCAAGTGTCCAAAGATACCTTGGAATCAACTCTACGGTCAATGTATTCCATCCGAGATCAGTTCTCTGAG GGGGAGCAATCAAACAGGCGTTTACCCCAGGAAAGTACCGTGTAG
- the LOC116187661 gene encoding uncharacterized protein LOC116187661 isoform X1 encodes MEQQGTLWDHLPLLVRANSKDSVECILQTLWRTRRTGLLAADRTMICNMLQLENDSDLDPLLVCLRMLIRRCVYDKIDKDEIQRLFPDEVLPEIQRLLSLLLHKFQSEWREDVLKEQATLPQLKAMTWNMGRSNTNSSEPVAVINLKLQNEVKFHFGETELTFQVSKDTLESTLRSMYSIRDQFSEVVCFKGEQSNRRLPQESTV; translated from the exons ATGGAGCAACAAGGTACGCTGTGGGATCATCTGCCGCTGCTGGTGAGGGCCAATTCCAAGGACTCCGTGGAGTGCATTCTCCAGACCCTGTGGCGAACTCGACGGACCGGTCTCCTTGCTGCTGACAGGACTATGATCTGCAACATGCTTCAGCTCGAAAATGACTCCGATCTCGATCCT CTTTTGGTTTGTCTCCGCATGCTGATTCGACGCTGTGTCTATGACAAAATCGACAAGGATGAAATTCAGAGGCTATTTCCCGATGAGGTTTTACCTGAAATACAACGATTGTTGTCGCTTTTGCTGCACAAGTTCCAAAGTGAATGGCGGGAAGATGTGCTCAAGGAGCAG GCGACTTTGCCTCAATTAAAGGCAATGACATGGAATATGGGCAGAAGCAATACAAACTCGTCAGAGCCTGTAGCTGTTATTAATTTGAAG CTTCAAAATGAGGTCAAATTCCACTTTGGTGAAACCGAATTGACATTCCAAGTGTCCAAAGATACCTTGGAATCAACTCTACGGTCAATGTATTCCATCCGAGATCAGTTCTCTGAGGTGGTGTGTTTTAAA GGGGAGCAATCAAACAGGCGTTTACCCCAGGAAAGTACCGTGTAG
- the LOC116187661 gene encoding uncharacterized protein LOC116187661 isoform X2, with translation MEQQGTLWDHLPLLVRANSKDSVECILQTLWRTRRTGLLAADRTMICNMLQLENDSDLDPLLVCLRMLIRRCVYDKIDKDEIQRLFPDEVLPEIQRLLSLLLHKFQSEWREDVLKEQATLPQLKAMTWNMGRSNTNSSEPVAVINLKLQNEVKFHFGETELTFQVSKDTLESTLRSMYSIRDQFSEVGEQSNRRLPQESTV, from the exons ATGGAGCAACAAGGTACGCTGTGGGATCATCTGCCGCTGCTGGTGAGGGCCAATTCCAAGGACTCCGTGGAGTGCATTCTCCAGACCCTGTGGCGAACTCGACGGACCGGTCTCCTTGCTGCTGACAGGACTATGATCTGCAACATGCTTCAGCTCGAAAATGACTCCGATCTCGATCCT CTTTTGGTTTGTCTCCGCATGCTGATTCGACGCTGTGTCTATGACAAAATCGACAAGGATGAAATTCAGAGGCTATTTCCCGATGAGGTTTTACCTGAAATACAACGATTGTTGTCGCTTTTGCTGCACAAGTTCCAAAGTGAATGGCGGGAAGATGTGCTCAAGGAGCAG GCGACTTTGCCTCAATTAAAGGCAATGACATGGAATATGGGCAGAAGCAATACAAACTCGTCAGAGCCTGTAGCTGTTATTAATTTGAAG CTTCAAAATGAGGTCAAATTCCACTTTGGTGAAACCGAATTGACATTCCAAGTGTCCAAAGATACCTTGGAATCAACTCTACGGTCAATGTATTCCATCCGAGATCAGTTCTCTGAGGTG GGGGAGCAATCAAACAGGCGTTTACCCCAGGAAAGTACCGTGTAG
- the LOC116187659 gene encoding SWI/SNF complex component SNF12 homolog, with translation MSMNNNDPMRNVLGGPSPFGNAGATQPQPMFQNHNQYHLLSQSQSHARGGGPQFPGHFQLSEPQSQLLVSQSQFAQAHTHSPAANIRFQSPSHFQNPNPSTFGFSNSNVSSPSVPTPGTGSSAKRANQKPPSRPAASSNPSNVSPLKTLELTPAASRKKRKLPERQIPDKVASLLPESALYTQLLEFEERVDAILARKKIEIQDAVKNPPRVQKTLRIYVFNTFANQTGVTAEKKDAEPPSWSLKIIGRILEDGKDPMVGGMMQKPSTPQHGFSSFFKKITIYLDQNLYPDNHVILWESSRAPALHEGFEVRRRGDKEFSAIIRLEMNYVPERFKLSPALSEVLELEVDTRPRILAAIWFYIKAKKLQSPSDPSFFICNPPLQKLFGVEKMKFAMVPEMISQFLAPIQPIHLEHTIKLSGNSPAGTTCYDVLVDAPLPLGREMSAYLANTERHKEIDACDELISSSIKKIQEHRRRRAFFLGFSQSPAEFINAMIASQSRDLKLAAGDANHNADKEQRSEFYDQPWVEDAVIRYLNRKSAGNEGPGGS, from the exons ATGTCGATGAATAACAATGACCCGATGAGAAATGTGTTAGGGGGACCATCACCTTTCGGGAATGCCGGGGCAACGCAACCGCAGCCGATGTTCCAAAACCATAACCAATACCATCTCCTCTCCCAGTCACAATCTCACGCACGTGGTGGTGGGCCTCAATTTCCCGGTCACTTTCAGCTGTCCGAGCCCCAATCTCAGCTGCTCGTCTCTCAGTCCCAGTTCGCCCAGGCACATACTCATTCTCCGGCTGCTAACATTAGATTCCAATCCCCTTCCCATTTTCAGAACCCCAATCCTAGTACCTTTGGTTTTAGTAATTCCAATGTTTCCTCACCATCGGTTCCTACGCCAGGCACAGGGAGTAGCGCTAAGCGGGCTAACCAGAAACCACCATCGCGGCCTGCAGCATCATCCAACCCTAGCAATGTCTCACCGTTGAAAACCCTGGAGCTTACTCCTGCAGCATCCAGGAAGAAGCGAAAGCTCCCTGAGAGGCAAATACCAGATAAGGTGGCCTCGCTGCTCCCGGAATCTGCCCTTTACACTCAGTTGCTTGAATTTGAGGAAAGAGTAGATGCTATCTTGGCGAGAAAGAAGATTGAAATTCAAGATGCGGTCAAGAATCCTCCCCGTGTTCAAAAGACCCTTCGGATCTATGTTTTCAACACATTTGCAAACCAGACTGGAGTAACTGCAGAAAAGAAGGATGCCGAGCCCCCTTCTTGGTCTTTGAAGATAATCGGCAGGATACTTGAGGATGGAAAAGATCCTATGGTGGGTGGAATGATGCAGAAACCAAGTACGCCGCAACACGgattttcctctttcttcaAGAAAATAACTATCTACTTGGATCAGAATCTTTATCCGGATAATCACGTAATTTTGTGGGAGAGCAGCCGGGCGCCTGCTCTTCACGAGGGTTTTGAGGTTAGAAGAAGAGGGGATAAGGAATTCTCTGCAATTATAAGATTAGAAATGAATTATGTGCCTGAAAGGTTTAAGCTTTCACCTGCCCTGTCAGAAGTCCTAGAACTAGAAGTAGATACTCGGCCGAGGATTCTGGCAGCGATATGGTTCTACATAAAGGCCAAGAAGCTGCAGAGCCCTAGTGACCCAtccttttttatttgcaaTCCTCCTCTGCAGAAATTATTTGGGGTAGAGAAGATGAAGTTTGCCATGGTCCCAGAAATGATATCTCAATTTTTGGCCCCTATACAGCCTATTCATCTGGAGCATACCATCAAGCTTTCAGGAAATTCTCCAGCTGGAACTACTTGTTATGATGTGCTAGTTGATGCACCTCTTCCATTAGGTAGGGAAATGTCTGCATATTTGGCAAACACTGAAAGGCACAAGGAAATAGATGCTTGTGACGAACTGATCTCTTCGTCCATCAAGAAAATCCAGGAGCACCGTAGGAGACGTGCTTTCTTTCTTGGGTTCAGTCAGTCACCAGCAGAGTTCATCAATGCGATGATTGCTTCTCAGAGTAGGGATTTGAAGCTGGCTGCAGGAGATGCTAATCATAATGCAGACAAAGAACAGCGATCTGAATTCTATGATCAACCCTG GGTGGAAGACGCCGTCATCCGTTACCTGAATCGCAAGTCTGCTGGGAATGAGGGTCCAGGAGGGAGCTGA
- the LOC116187611 gene encoding uncharacterized protein LOC116187611 isoform X1 yields MVSTRRSGSLSGNTNNGKRSSSSDDKSPSPKRPKEDNGGASERPMPAAENSKELCSPLAAEDAAVAGDDGASTAKGELTPAVAVAPPVAEGTSPAAVDNKQRSSPSSWSIYQKQSPSFESPWCRLLSQYGQNPNVPINFATFTIGSGRHCNFPLKDHTISGVLCKIKHTQREGSVVAVLESTGGKGSVQVNGTPVKKSTNRVLKSGDELVFGLLGNHAYIFQQVVSDVTVKGAESQSNMGKFFPLQRRAGDPSAVAGASILASLSSLRQDISRWKYQTSSKIYQGPEAPAHSAVHEGTDMELDGPEGTSTPNPASEKAVESGAIGKGLPHDSNNQDSGIEAGNVKISGVNHLIRPSLRVFAQSTSCKLKLSKSMFKQVLEEVNEWTRDSQAASTSGASLRSTVFKQEIQAGILDGRDIEVSFDNFPYYLSENTKNVLIAASFIHLKHGEHAKYTSDLTTVNPRILLSGPAGSEIYQEMLAKALANYFGTRLLIFDSHSFLGGLSSKEAELLKEGFGSEKYCSCNKQAENVKTTTPLSGEGDTPSTSNGPPPVVPESSQNDAENIASCSGASKNHLFKLGDRVRFTGSASGALYPTTPPLRGPATGKCGKVVLLFEDNPLSKIGVRFDKSVPEGVDLGGFCEGGHGFFCSASDLRLEGSGGEDLDKLLINTLFEAVVSESRNSPFILFVKDAEKSIAGNSDAFPAFKSKIEKLPDNVVVIGSHTHTDSRKEKSHPGGLLFTKFGGNQTALLDLAFPDSFGRLHDRGKEVPKVTKLLTKLFPNKVTIHMPQDEVLLASWKHQLDRDSETLKIKGNLNHLRTVLNRNGMDCEGLETLYIKDQTLTNESAEKVVGWALSHHLMQNPESNTDSRLVLSCESIQYGIGLLQAIQNESKSSKKSLKDVVTENEFEKRLLADVIPPSDIGVTFDDIGALENVKDTLKELVMLPLQRPELFCKGHLTKPCKGILLFGPPGTGKTMLAKAVATEAGANFINISMSSITSKWFGEGEKYVKAVFSLASKIAPSVVFVDEVDSMLGRRENPGEHEAMRKMKNEFMVNWDGLRTKDTERVLVLAATNRPFDLDEAVIRRLPRRLMVNLPDAANRAKILKVILAKEDLSADVDFDAIASMTDGYSGSDLKNLCVTAAHLPIKEILEKEKKERATALAEGKPPPALRGSDDIRPLRMEDFKLAHERVCASVSSESVNMTELLQWNELYGEGGSRRKKPLSYFM; encoded by the exons ATGGTGTCGACAAGACGCAGTGGATCTCTCTCTGGCAACACTAATAACGGCAAGAGATCTTCTTCATCGGACGACAAGTCCCCTTCCCCCAAACGACCCAAG gaAGATAATGGCGGTGCATCGGAGAGACCGATGCCGGCAGCCGAGAATTCCAAGGAACTGTGCTCGCCGCTGGCCGCCGAGGATGCCGCCGTCGCTGGAGACGATGGTGCCAGCACCGCCAAGGGAGAACTGACTCCGGCGGTGGCCGTAGCTCCCCCAGTCGCTGAGG GGACTTCGCCGGCAGCGGTGGATAATAAGCAAAGGAGTTCCCCTTCTTCTTGGAGTATTTACCAGAAACAGAGCCCAAGTTTTGAATCTCCATGGTGTAGACTCTTATCACAATATGGCCAG AATCCCAATGTCCCCATCAATTTCGCTACTTTTACTATTGGTTCGGGCAGACACTGTAACTTTCCCCTTAAGGATCATACAATAAGTGGGGTTCTATGCAAGATCAAGCACACACAG CGAGAAGGTAGTGTTGTAGCTGTTCTAGAAAGCACAGGAGGCAAGGGTTCAGTTCAAGTAAATGGAACGCCTGTAAAGAAGAGTACCAACCGCGTGCTTAAGTCGGGCGATGAGCTTGTGTTTGGCCTTCTGGGAAACCATGCTTAC ATATTCCAGCAAGTCGTCTCAGATGTTACTGTTAAAGGTGCAGAGAGTCAGAGCAATATGGGGAAGTTTTTCCCATTACAGAGAAGGGCCGGAGATCCTTCTGCTGTAGCTGGTGCTTCCATATTGGCTTCACTTTCAAGCCTCAGGCAAGATATTTCACGGTGGAAGTACCAGACGTCCAGTAAAATCTATCAGGGACCAGAAGCCCCTGCCCATTCTGCTGTTCATGAGGGCACGGACATGGAGCTTGATGGCCCAGAAGGCACCTCAACTCCAAATCCAGCCAGTGAGAAAGCTGTTGAGAGTGGAGCCATCGGCAAGGGTCTTCCTCATGACTCCAACAACCAGGACTCTGGCATAGAAGCAGGCAATGTAAAAATCTCTGGGGTGAATCATTTGATAAGGCCTTCCTTGAGGGTGTTTGCTCAGTCAACTAGTTGTAAACTGAAATTGAGCAAAAGTATGTTTAAACAGGTATTGGAAGAGGTAAATGAGTGGACCCGGGATTCTCAGGCAGCTTCAACATCAGGTGCCTCGCTGCGCTCTACTGTGTTCAAACAAGAGATTCAAGCAGGAATTCTTGATGGCAGAGACATAGAAGTTTCTTTTGATAACTTTCCATATTATTTGAG CGAAAACACAAAAAATGTTTTGATTGCTGCTTCATTTATACACTTGAAGCATGGAGAACATGCTAAGTATACTTCGGACCTCACTACTGTAAACCCCAGGATTTTGCTATCGGGTCCTGCAG gCTCGGAGATATACCAGGAGATGTTGGCAAAAGCACTTGCTAATTACTTCGGCACCAGATTGCTCATATTTGACAGTCACTCGTTTCTGGGT GGTTTATCTTCAAAGGAAGCGGAGTTATTGAAGGAAGGATTTGGTTCTGAGAAATATTGCAGCTGTAATAAACAGGCTGAAAATGTTAAGACCACAACTCCTTTATCTGGTGAAGGAGACACCCCTAGCACATCAAATGGTCCTCCTCCTGTTGTTCCCGAATCATCACAAAATGATGCTGAGAATATAGCCTCTTGTTCCGGGGCGTCTAAGAATCATTTGTTTAAGCTGG GCGACAGAGTGAGGTTTACTGGCTCTGCTTCTGGTGCCTTGTACCCGACAACACCCCCTTTGAG GGGCCCGGCTACTGGAAAATGTGGAAAGGTTGTATTACTCTTTGAAGATAATCCTTTGTCCAAAATTGGTGTGAGATTTGATAAATCTGTACCTGAAGGTGTTGACCTTGGGGGCTTCTGTGAGGGAGGTCATGGATTCTTCTGCAGTG CAAGTGATCTTCGTCTAGAGGGCTCTGGCGGTGAAGATTTGGACAAGTTACTAATCAACACATTGTTTGAG GCTGTTGTCAGTGAGAGCAGGAATTCTCCTTTCATTTTGTTCGTGAAAGATGCTGAGAAGTCTATAGCAGGAAATTCAGATGCATTCCCAGCATTTAAgagcaaaattgaaaaacttcCTGACAATGTAGTCGTAATTGGTTCTCACACTCATACTGACAGCCGTAAAGAGAAG TCCCATCCTGGTGGTCTTCTTTTTACGAAGTTCGGGGGTAACCAGACCGCACTTCTTGATTTGGCTTTTCCC GATAGTTTTGGAAGACTCCATGACAGAGGAAAAGAAGTTCCAAAGGTCACCAAACTCCTGACTAAGCTTTTCCCCAACAAAGTAACTATACACATGCCACAG GATGAGGTACTTCTTGCTTCTTGGAAGCATCAATTGGATCGAGATTCTGAAACCCTTAAGATCAAAGGAAACTTGAATCATCTGAGGACT GTTTTGAATCGAAATGGAATGGACTGTGAAGGTCTCGAGACATTATACATCAAGGATCAAACACTAACTAATGAAA GTGCAGAAAAGGTTGTTGGATGGGCTTTGAGCCATCATTTGATGCAGAATCCTGAGAGTAACACCGACTCGAGGCTTGTTTTGTCCTGCGAGAG CATTCAGTATGGAATCGGACTCTTACAGGCTATCCAGAATGAATCTAAGAGTTCAAAGAAGTCGCTCAAG GATGTTGTAACAGAAAATGAATTTGAGAAAAGGCTCCTTGCCGATGTTATTCCACCTAGTGATATTGGCGTTACATTCGATGATATTGGAGCTCTTGAAAATGTCAAGGATACACTGAAGGAGCTTGTCATGCTTCCGCTGCAGAGGCCGGAACTGTTCTGCAAAGGGCATTTGACCAAG CCATGCAAGGGCATTCTCTTATTTGGTCCTCCAGGAACTGGAAAGACGATGCTTGCAAAAGCTGTGGCCACTGAAGCTGGTGCAAATTTCATTAACATTTCGATGTCAAGCATTACATCGAAG TGGTTTGGTGAGGGTGAGAAGTATGTAAAAGCTGTTTTCTCACTTGCCAGCAAGATTGCTCCTAGTGTTGTATTTGTTGATGAA GTTGATAGCATGCTGGGCCGAAGGGAAAACCCAGGAGAGCATGAGGCTATGCGAAAGATGAAAAACGAATTTATGGTGAATTGGGATGGGCTTCGGACTAAAGACACAGAGAGAGTCTTGGTTCTTGCAGCCACGAATAGGCCTTTTGACCTTGACGAGGCTGTCATTCGAAGGCTTCCTCGCAG ATTGATGGTAAATCTGCCTGATGCTGCTAATAGAGCGAAAATATTGAAGGTTATACTGGCAAAGGAGGACTTGTCTGCTGATGTCGATTTTGATGCGATTGCAAGCATGACGGATGGATACTCAGGAAGCGACCTCAAG AACCTATGTGTGACTGCTGCACACCTTCCAATTAAAGAGATCTTGGAGAAGGAGAAAAAG GAGAGGGCTACAGCCCTGGCAGAAGGCAAGCCACCTCCAGCTTTGAGGGGCAGTGATGATATCCGGCCTCTTCGTATGGAGGACTTCAAGCTTGCTCATGAACGG GTGTGCGCGAGTGTCTCATCAGAGTCAGTAAACATGACCGAGCTGTTGCAGTGGAATGAACTCTATGGTGAAGGGGGGTCGAGAAGGAAGAAGCCCCTCAGCTACTTCATGTGA